In Arachis stenosperma cultivar V10309 chromosome 1, arast.V10309.gnm1.PFL2, whole genome shotgun sequence, one DNA window encodes the following:
- the LOC130977414 gene encoding uncharacterized protein LOC130977414 — MASQGSQAARSSSASGQNSSQGRRRRTTCYYGERPVLVTSSTAENLERRFWGCVNYGIGEECGYFVWAESEQEPQVTRLKRKITGLKGKVTTVERMLRMAVVVTLVGWTCAIILLCEKISLTRNGRVFLQ, encoded by the exons ATGGCTTCGCAAGGCTCCCAGGCGGCACGTAGTAGCAGCGCTTCGGGTCAAAACAGCAGCCAAGGCCGTCGACGGAGAACAACTTGTTACTATGGGGAGAGGCCAGTGCTTGTGACTTCATCAACGGCAGAGAATCTGGAACGGAGGTTCTGGGGCTGTGTTAACTATGGG ATTGGAGAAGAGTGTGGGTACTTTGTGTGGGCAGAGTCGGAGCAAGAGCCACAAGTTACTCgattgaaaagaaaaatcacaGGATTGAAGGGTAAAGTGACAACAGTTGAGAGGATGTTGAGAATGGCGGTAGTAGTTACTCTGGTTGGATGGACATGTGCTATAATATTACTGTGTGAAAAAATTTCATTGACAAGAAATGGGAGGGTTTTTTTGCAATAA